The Chengkuizengella sediminis genome segment TTCTATTTTTGTTAAATAAATTGGGCTTTCCACTTCAAAACCCATTTCATTCATGCTTCGGCTCATTAACCATAATACTTGTAATACTCTTTGTTGAATTTCAATTTGAGGTTTTTTATTAGATGCATAGTTTATAATAAGCTGATTTATTAATTCAGGTAAATGATGAATATTTCCTTTTCTTGTTTCTTCCAACATTCGTTTTTCTAAGTCTAAATCTAAAGTATTCGGAGTTGCATTTGAATTTTTTAAATCCTCGTAAAAAAAATGTTTGGAAGGCAAATCTAAATCTGCTGATGCTAATAAAGCCTCATGATATGAATTTTGAATGTTCTCGATTTGTACACATGGCTTCCCAACCCCGATGAAAAAATGAATACCTTGAAAACGATTTGAAAAATTAAGCAATTTCCTTATTAAACTTGAAGCATGAGAACGATACGTTTTTTCTGGATCTGGGATCACAATCATTGGGATATGTTTGCCTGATATTGCACCTACAAACCCCTGCACCTCTTGATGAAAAAAACGTTTGACTTCACGATATAATTCAAATAAAGGAACGGATTCCATTTTCTCAAGTTTTTCGGTTTGGACCACTAGTAAAAGTACATAAGCATTTTGGATTTTAGCCATGCCTAATAGTTCTAACATTTCATCAAGTTGCATGACATGGATATGTTCAAACAATAGTTGGGTCACTAAATCCGCTTCTACAATGGGCAGGACTTTTTCAAGGCGTTTTTCACTCTGCAATTGAACCTCCTTCTCTTTTTTTTCAATATCCATTTCATCCAATACTTTTTGAACAGCTTTGACTATATCTACAGGTTTACTTGGTTTGAGAATATAATCCTTGACCTGCAGTTTCAATGCAGTTCTTGCGTACTCAAAAGTATCGTATGCAGATACCATAATAAATCGGATATAAGGAGCAAATTGTTTAATTTTTTTTACGGCGTTTAAACCATCCACCTCTGGCATACGGATATCCATGAATATAAGATCAGGTTCAAGTTGCTCAGCCATATCAATTGCTTCTTTACCGTTACTGGCTTGTCCAACGATTTGAATATCATCAATATGTTTTTCAAGAATTTTCTGCAAAGCCATTCTTTCAATTGCTTCATCATCTACGATGAGAATTTTATTCATTTATTTCCTTTCTCCTTTTTGGTAACTGCAATGTTATTTTCGTCCCTTTTTCTGGAACACTT includes the following:
- a CDS encoding response regulator, coding for MNKILIVDDEAIERMALQKILEKHIDDIQIVGQASNGKEAIDMAEQLEPDLIFMDIRMPEVDGLNAVKKIKQFAPYIRFIMVSAYDTFEYARTALKLQVKDYILKPSKPVDIVKAVQKVLDEMDIEKKEKEVQLQSEKRLEKVLPIVEADLVTQLLFEHIHVMQLDEMLELLGMAKIQNAYVLLLVVQTEKLEKMESVPLFELYREVKRFFHQEVQGFVGAISGKHIPMIVIPDPEKTYRSHASSLIRKLLNFSNRFQGIHFFIGVGKPCVQIENIQNSYHEALLASADLDLPSKHFFYEDLKNSNATPNTLDLDLEKRMLEETRKGNIHHLPELINQLIINYASNKKPQIEIQQRVLQVLWLMSRSMNEMGFEVESPIYLTKIESVQQLKIETNVILKKMTEPFEKMRIRVEPDLLSRMKNYVYKNAHREISLEMLAEFVGLSPYYVSKLFKEQFGTNYIDFLTQCRLERARELMKDPQRSLKEITYEIGYKDPNYFSRVFKKKYGVSPTEYRKKF